In the Juglans microcarpa x Juglans regia isolate MS1-56 chromosome 6D, Jm3101_v1.0, whole genome shotgun sequence genome, one interval contains:
- the LOC121235032 gene encoding 1-deoxy-D-xylulose 5-phosphate reductoisomerase, chloroplastic yields MALNLVSPAEIKATPFLGSAKSTYFPKLPAGFALKRKDCREVYGRRVCCSAQPPPPAWPGRAVPELARKTWDGPKPISIVGSTGSIGTQTLDIVAENPDKFRIVALAAGSNVTLLADQVKTFKPQLVAVRNESLVDELKEALADIEQKPEIIPGEQGVIEVARHPDAVTVVTGIVGCAGLKPTVAAIEAGKDIALANKETLIAGGPFVLPLAQKHNIKILPADSEHSAIFQCIQGLSEGALRRIILTASGGAFRDWPVDKLKEVKVADALKHPNWNMGKKITVDSATLFNKGLEVIEAHYLFGADYDDVEIVIHPQSIIHSMVETQDSSVLAQLGWPDMRLPILYTMSWPDRIYCSEVTWPRLDLCKLGSLTFKAPDNVKYPSMDLAYAAGRAGGTMTGVLSAANEKAVEMFIDEKIGYLDIFKVVERTCEKHREELVVSPSLEEIIHYDLWARKYAASVLESSSLRPVPA; encoded by the exons ATGGCTCTGAATTTGGTTTCTCCGGCTGAAATCAAGGCCACCCCCTTCTTGGGTTCCGCCAAGTCTACCTATTTCCCCAAGCTTCCAG CTGGGTTTGCTTTAAAGAGGAAGGATTGTAGAGAGGTATATGGGAGAAGAGTTTGTTGTTCTGCACAGCCACCTCCACCAGCATGGCCAGGACGAGCTGTTCCAGAACTTGCTCGTAAGACTTGGGATGGTCCAAAGCCTATCTCCATTGTAGGATCAACTGGGTCGATCGGAACTCAG ACATTGGACATAGTGGCAGAGAATCCAGATAAATTTAGAATTGTGGCACTTGCAGCTGGTTCAAATGTAACTCTTCTTGCAGATCAG GTGAAAACATTCAAACCTCAATTAGTTGCCGTAAGAAACGAGTCTCTAGTTGATGAACTCAAGGAGGCTTTGGCTGATATTGAACAAAAGCCTGAAATTATTCCTGGGGAGCAAGGAGTCATAGAG gTCGCCCGCCACCCAGATGCAGTCACTGTAGTTACAGGAATAGTAGGTTGTGCAGGACTAAAG CCAACAGTTGCTGCAATAGAAGCAGGGAAAGACATAGCTTTGGCCAATAAAGAGACTTTGATTGCTGGAGGTCCTTTTGTCCTTCCTCTAGCTCAGAAGCATAACATAAAAATTCTTCCTGCTGATTCAGAACATTCTGCCATATTTCAG TGTATTCAAGGCTTGTCTGAGGGTGCACTTCGGCGCATTATTTTGACTGCGTCTGGTGGGGCTTTCAG GGATTGGCCTGTTGATAAACTGAAAGAAGTTAAAGTTGCCGATGCCTTGAAGCATCCTAACTGGAATATGGGGAAAAAGATTACTGTAGACTCTGCTACCCTTTTCAATAAG gGCCTTGAAGTCATTGAAGCCCATTATCTGTTTGGAGCTGACTATGATGATGTTGAAATTGTGATTCATCCACAATCTATTATCCATTCAATGGTTGAAACGCAG GACTCATCTGTTCTGGCACAATTGGGGTGGCCGGATATGCGCTTGCCCATCCTCTACACAATGTCGTGGCCAGACAGAATCTATTGTTCTGAAGTAACTTGGCCCCGCCTTGATCTTTGCAA GCTTGGTTCGCTTACATTTAAAGCCCCTGACAATGTAAAATACCCTTCTATGGATCTTGCATATGCTGCTGGACGTGCTGGTGGCACCATGACTGGGGTTCTTAGTGCTGCGAATGAGAAAGCTGTGGAGATGTTTATCGATGAAAA GATCGGCTATCTAGATATATTCAAGGTTGTGGAGCGAACATGCGAGAAGCATCGGGAGGAATTGGTGGTTTCACCTTCCCTTGAGGAAATTATACATTACGACTTGTGGGCAAGAAAATATGCTGCGAGTGTGCTTGAGTCTTCCAGTTTAAGACCCGTTCCTGCATGA
- the LOC121235887 gene encoding uncharacterized protein LOC121235887 has protein sequence MQGGSVVSLSPSFNSYSPGKLAEIAARVVEELRQEADSDTNIFPWATENPPISSRVISNAATHQRQQQEDMSKNNGEDEDGYEDKDDDFEFAFVCREPVSSPIPADEIFYNGQIRPIYPIFDQSLLVNDSRTSTDSSNTSKLRRLPLRRLMTEEREREEAREPASCSSSEADELDGIPTGTYCVWAPTKPPANVAPSSPGSCKKSNSTGSSKRWKFRDLLYRSNSEGKDTFVFLTQSKRTAVKTTDEASPESGKKGNAVKEGDKRSLPYRKDLVGFFANVNGLSRSLQPF, from the coding sequence ATGCAGGGGGGTTCAGTGGTCTCGCTCTCTCCCAGCTTCAACAGTTACTCCCCCGGTAAACTAGCTGAGATCGCTGCCAGAGTCGTGGAGGAACTTCGCCAGGAAGCCGACTCCGACACTAACATCTTTCCCTGGGCTACAGAAAACCCACCTATTTCATCTCGAGTTATCTCAAACGCTGCAACTCATCAACGACAACAACAAGAAGACATGTCCAAGAACAACGGCGAGGACGAGGATGGATACGAGGACAAAGACGACGATTTTGAGTTCGCTTTTGTGTGCAGAGAGCCAGTCTCGTCTCCTATCCCAGCAGACGAGATTTTCTACAACGGCCAGATCAGACCCATCTACCCGATCTTCGACCAGAGCCTACTCGTTAACGATTCCCGTACAAGCACTGATTCTTCAAATACCTCGAAGCTTCGTCGTCTTCCTCTGAGAAGGCTCATGACAGAGGAGCGAGAACGAGAAGAAGCCCGCGAGCCAGCGTCTTGCTCATCCTCCGAAGCCGACGAGCTCGACGGAATCCCAACCGGAACCTACTGCGTGTGGGCCCCAACAAAACCACCAGCCAACGTTGCACCTTCTTCGCCCGGTAGCTGCAAGAAGAGCAATTCGACCGGCTCTTCCAAGAGATGGAAGTTCCGGGACCTTCTTTACCGGAGTAACAGTGAGGGGAAAGACACGTTCGTCTTCTTGACGCAGAGCAAGAGGACGGCGGTAAAGACGACGGACGAGGCGTCGCCGGAAAGTGGGAAGAAAGGGAATGCAGTGAAGGAAGGGGATAAGAGGTCCTTGCCGTACAGGAAGGACTTGGTAGGGTTCTTCGCTAACGTCAATGGACTGAGTAGGAGTTTGCAGCCTTTCTAA
- the LOC121234882 gene encoding peroxisomal membrane protein PEX14 produces the protein MATQSGAPPNPTDGNTQNPELAQQTNQDQQESRAEAPKPSITPSVFVNSEPMREEQVQNAVKFLSHPKVRGSPVIYRRSFLEKKGLTKEEIDEAFRRVPDPQPSAQAGNVNQDGQVRSSSNNQPQAPVQALQPVVAAPTGAMGALMRYQFHWSHAVLAVGLLAVSGAGTAVLVKKAIVPRLKSWIRKIVSEEENDLAEKRDSKPSLAEEATAAAKAAAAAAADVAKASQEMLQSRNEERRYFEEFTNVLDVQVQEMKSMTNAIRKLEGQTSAQGRSSFVDQEDHKVTISSSQQRHVNGKADNDLHTVRSSSPPKTAEPSIAPHPKSYMDILAMIQRGERPTNIKEINDLPPNPNQQPSNPRLAPRAKPWEYSQAQNMSGQALQSQVNGEGLISNVQDNGINSQLNGDNSVPWWTRKNVKITEIENEDEVKAGSYTSQTSEKPVKRTWVPPQPPPVAMPEAAEAIRRPKSSVQKEQLADDQSIAHPSDVTDDLQRITKISESGGAVEINGGSSVLNSTEIQEHGNGFEQSEIGIESV, from the exons ATGGCGACTCAATCCGGCGCTCCTCCCAATCCAACGGACGGGAATACGCAGAACCctg AACTTGCACAACAAACGAATCAGGATCAGCAAGAGTCCAGGGCAGAGGCTCCCAAACCAAGTATTACACCATCGGTGTTTGTGAACTCCGAGCCAATGCGAGAGGAACAAGTGCAAAATGCAGTGAAATTTCTTTCTCACCCAAAAGTTAGGGGCTCGCCAGTCATCTACAGAAGATCGTTTCTTGAGAAGAAGGGCCTCACAAAGGAGGAGATAGATGAAGCCTTTAGACGTGTGCCT GACCCACAGCCAAGTGCACAGGCAGGCAATGTTAATCAAG ATGGGCAGGTGAGGTCATCATCAAACAATCAGCCACAGGCCCCAGTACAAGCTCTACAGCCTGTAGTAGCTGCTCCTACTGGTGCCATGGGTGCTTTAATGCGGTACCAATTTCACTGGTCTCATGCTGTTTTGGCTGTCGGATTACTGGCTGTTTCAGGTGCTGGAACAGCTGTACTAGTTAAG AAAGCCATTGTTCCTAGGTTGAAGTCTTGGATACGCAAGATTGTGTCGGAGGAAGAAAATGACCTTGCAGAAAAACGGGATTCAAAACCTAGTTTGGCAGAAGAAGCAACCGCTGCTGCAAAAGCAGCTGCAGCTGCAGCTGCTGATGTTGCAAAAGCAAGCCAAGAAATGTTGCAATCAAGAAATGAAG AGAGGAGATATTTTGAAGAATTTACGAACGTCTTAGATGTGCAAGTGCAGGAAATGAAGTCCATGACTAATGCCATAAGGAAACTGGAAG GACAAACAAGTGCCCAAGGGAGATCCTCCTTTGTTGATCAAGAAGATCATAAAGTCACTATATCAAGTTCACAG CAACGACACGTAAATGGCAAGGCAGACAATGACTTGCACACAG TGAGATCTTCCTCACCTCCCAAAACTGCAGAACCATCAATTGCTCCTCACCCTAAGTCATATATGGAT ATTTTGGCCATGATCCAAAGAGGGGAGAGGCCTACTAATATCAAA GAAATAAATGATCTACCCCCAAACCCCAATCAGCAACCATCAAATCCTCGTTTAGCACCCAGAGCTAAG CCGTGGGAATATAGTCAGGCCCAGAACATGTCAGGCCAAGCACTTCAGTCACAAGTAAATGGGGAAGGCTTGATTTCCAACGTACAAGACAATGGAATAAACTCTCAGTTAAATGGTGATAATTCAGTACCTTGGTGGACACggaaaaatgtcaaaatcacaGAGATTGAAAACGAAGATGAAGTCAAGGCGGGGTCATACACTTCACAAACCAGTGAGAAACCAGTTAAGCGTACCTGGGTCCCTCCTCAGCCACCCCCAGTTGCAATGCCAGAAGCAGCTGAAGCCATCCGTCGGCCAAAATCATCGGTTCAGAAAGAGCAGTTGGCCGATGATCAGTCAATAGCACATCCTTCAGATGTGACTGATGATCTGCAGAGGATCACAAAAATATCTGAATCTGGAGGGGCTGTGGAAATTAATGGTGGGAGCTCAGTGTTGAACTCCACTGAGATACAAGAGCATGGCAATGGGTTTGAACAGAGTGAAATCGGGATAGAATCTGTTTAA